The nucleotide window ttcaaagctcctccagtcccaccccctgcagtccccagggacatccccaaccacagcaggttgctcccagccccaaacaacctgacctgcagtggtgccagccatggggcagctctcacctctctgggcagcctggcacaggctctccccaccctcagggtcaaacatttctcccttctctccactctcaatctgcctctttgagttccaaaccatcctcccttgtcctgtcacagcagaccctgctcaaatctctgtccccagcttccttccaGGTCCCttggagcactgcaaggccaccagaaggtctccctggagccttctcctccccaggctgcacaaccccaactctctcagcctggcctcccagcagagcccttccagccctgccagcattgctgtggcctcctctggccctgctccagcagctccctgtctgtgctgtgctgagggctccagagctgccccagcactgcaggggaggtctcagcagagcacagcagaggggcagaatcccctccctgcccctgctgcccacactgctggggatcagcccaggccaggctggggctgggagtgctcagtgccagctcctgtccagctctgcacccccagcacccccaatccttctccccagggttgctccccagcctggattgatgcTGGGggttgccccaacccagctgcaggagcttgcccttggcctgGTTCAGACAGTTCCAgttgtccagcctgtccaggtgcctctggatggatcctgtccctcagctgcCACCTGAAACCTGCTGAGGTTGCCTCGATCCCACAGTGATGTAATTgatgaagacattgaacagccctggtcccagtacagacccctgagaaCACTTTGTCACTGATCTCCATCTAGACATGAAGCTGTTGAGCCCTAACCAGGACCTAAGGGCTTCCTCCCCACCAAGCTAACCCAGTGCCCCCCCTCTCCCCAGGCCTGTGAACGGGACCCTCAGTGTGGCCCTGGGACCTGCTGTGCCATCAGCCTCTGGCTGCGGGGGCTGCGGATGTGCACCcccctggggcaggagggggacGAGTGCCACCCCTTCAGTCACAAGGTACTGCCATAGGAGTGCCcaaggggctggggtggggtgcACAAGGCTGGGCAAAAAGCCACCAAACTCCTCACACAGGAGAAAAGCTCCATTGGGATGGAGaagtggggggtggggttggggggcTGGGATGGATGGGAGATGAATCATGGAATaggatagaatcagagaatcagtcagggttggaagggaccacaaggatcatccagttccaacccccctgccatgcccagggacacctcacactggatcaggctgcccagagcctcatccagcctggccttaaacacctccagggatggagcctcaaccacctccctgcacaacccattccaggctctcaccactttcatggggaagaacttcttcctcacatccagtctgaatctccccacttccagcttcattccattccccccagtcctctgATCACTCTCTGataacctaaaaagtccctccccagctttcctggagcccccttcagatcctggaaggccaccagaaggtctcctgggagccttctcctctccagcctgcacaaccccaactctctcaggctgtcctcacagcagatcagctccagccctctgctcctcctcatggcccttctctggacaccttccagcatgtccatagccctcttgtaacagaggctccagccctggacacagagctccaggagtggtctcagcagagttgagcagaggggcagaatcccctccctggccctgctggccacacttctgctgctgcagcccaggctctgcttggctctctgggctgcaagtgctcactgctggctcctgctgagcttctcctcccccagcacccccaagtccctctcctcagggctgctctccagccagtccctgcccagcctggatttgtgcttgggattgccctgccccagctgcaggaccttgcccttggtcttgttgaacctcatgaggttggcatgaAGCTCTGGGCAGCATCGTGGTGGACCCTGAGCTGGTGTGGTGCAGCTGGTTCCAGGCTCCAAAGTGTTTTGGACAGCTCCCTGAAGAAAAGCTCCGTTGAAGGCCtgggacactgaggggctggcaTGGATTTAGGCTGAGGCTTTGGGCAGTGCCATGCTGGCCCCCGAGGTGTAGCTGGTTTCAAACTCTAGAGAActttgagtcatagaatcatggagttgttttggttAAAGACACTTTtaagatcagccagtccaagccttaccccagcactgccagggcaccaccaaaccatggcccttagcaccacagctccatggatttgaaacccctccaccactgccctgggcagcctgggccaagccTTGACAGTCCTCAAGGAGCAGAAACTgctcctcatatccaacctaaacctcccctggtgcagcttgaggccatttccctttgtcctatcacttgttccttaggagaagagcccaactcccacctggctccaacctcctttcagggagctgcagccagccagaagctctcccttcaccctccttttctccaggccttCCCGTGCCACCCAAAATCCTCAGGATGCCCCCCGGGTACTGTGGATCCCAACTCAGAGCTGGCCCCGAGCccctgccccattcctggaaggaaaacctccagccaggctgctggggctgcggGGAGCCAGGAGAAGCTGAGACGAtgcctcagagccagcagcagcacagttcctgcccagcagcacaattcctgcccagcagcacaattcCTGCCCGCTCAGCCCCCCCCGGCACAGCGGGATTAGCCCCCGGGGGCACACCGGGATCAGTCCGAAGCGCGGCGCCGCCGCAGCCGCCGCTGCTTGGGGACTCAGCAGCCGCAGccaggctcagccccagctgcgCTGCCGGATCGATGCCGAGCGGCCAGCAGCAGGATTtaatgctgctgcagctgctcctcgcACCAAGCAGCCACCCAAGGGAGGGAGAATTGATTGCAGGCTGATCCCCGTGAAAGCTCTGCGAAGAGCCAGAGGTTTTCTCCCGGCTTTTGATCCCCTTTGACAGGTTTTGGGCGGCGGCAGAGCCCTGATGCCGTcgttcctgctgctcctcctcctctgtctctCCGCAGGTGCCGTTCCTGGGGAAGCGCCAGCGCCACACCTGCCCCTGTTTGCCCAAtttcagctgctccagggccctgGACGGCCGCTACCGCTGCTCCACGGACTTCAAGAACATCGATTTTTAGGGTGATgctcccagctctccatccctgaGCCCCCAGCGCCCCTTTCTTCCCCATCCCTGAGCCCCCAGCGCCCATTTCTTACCCTCTCCCATGGCCACCAGGTGCCCACAGAGCACCAGCCGACGCtttccccaggcagccagcgTGGACAGAAGGCTCTGTGTttgtggggaaactgaggcacactCAGGCCAAACTGCTCCTCCATGCATGGCTTAGCAAagtcctgccccagccctgggcaggagccagctccagcagcctctgcagaagAGTGGATGGGAGGACAATGTCTGTGTGGCAAAGGTGACCTCCAAACCCCCTCTCTCAAGGTGTTGTCTGCAGGGGTGGATGCTGCTGGTTAGTGCTCACCTCCCTCCTTGGTTGCTCCAGAGCAGTCTGGTCACCAAAGGAGAAGCATTTCagtgcttcctgctgcagcctggtggTTTCCATCTGTggctcttttcttccctcattGTCTGAAAAGAAACCAtctcatagaatcccagaacggtttgggtgggaagggaccttcaaagctcctccaggccaagcccctgcagtccccagggacagccccaaccacagcaggttgctcccagccccaaacaacctgacctgcaatggtgccagccatggggcagctctcacctctctgggcagcctggcacaggctctccccaccctcaatgtcaaacatttctcccttctctccactctcaatctgcctcTTTGAGTTCCAAAccctcaccccttgtcctgtcccaacagaccctgctcaaatctctgtccccagcttttttatttttcccttaaagCACttcaaggccaccagaaggtctccctggagccttctcctccccaggctgcacaacccaaactccctcagcctggcctcccagcagagcccttccagccctgccagcattgctgtggcctcctctggccctgctccaccagctccctgtctgtgctgtggggAATTAAGGCTTTGGTTCCCCCCAGGTTCAATGtgctcagcagaggctgaggcagggctggctggagccATGTCCTGCCAGATGTGGCTCTTTAGGAAATGGTTTTCCAGGCTCAGCATCTGCCTGGGGTTTAGGCACTGTGGGAGGTTTGGGAGCCTCTCtttaggagaggagaaagggaatgaAGTGACCTCAGCCAACATGCTCTCAGCTCCCCTCTGAAAAACACATTGTGGAAGAGTCCTGTGCCATGgagcttctcctctcctgcttcctgcagccacCCAGCAAGGGGACttgagagaaataaagaaataaagtcAATAATCAGCCAAAATGACCCTGACTGGTTccttgcaagcagcagcagtgcttgaaCTCAAAGCTGATTGGGGGCTTTGAGTGCAGAACTGCTCCTGGAGAACCCTTagggtgcagtgctgggagctgtgatACTCCCCTGGGGCTTTGGACCCTCGTTTGGTGGCTTTGGGTGGGATTTGATGGAGTTTTGGAGGCTTTGCTGAGTTTTGGTGGGGGGGCtggtgggttttggtggggtcTGGTGGGTCTTTGATGGGAGTTTGATGTGGTTCTGGTGAGTTTTCAGGGGGTTTGATGGGgcttggtttgcttttggtGAGGTTTTGAGGGGGGTTGGTGGGGGCTGGTGGGGTTGATGGAGTTTGATGTGGTTTTGGAGGGGGGTTGAGGAGGTTTGgtgggatgtggtggagttTGGTGTGGGTTTGGTGAGGTTTTGAAGGGGGTTGAGAAGGTTTGGTTGGTGTTGGTGGGGTTGATGGAGTTTAGGTGAGGTTTTGAGGGGGGTTGAGGAGGTTTTGAGGGGGGTTGAGGAGGTTTGGTGAGTGTTGGTGGGGTTGATGGAGTTTAGGTGAGGTTTTGAGGGGGGTTGAGGAGGTTTTGAGGGGGGTTGAGGGGGTTTTGTGGGTGTTGGTGGGGTTGATGGAGTTTAGGTGAGGTTTTGAGGGGGGTTGAGGAGGTTTGGTGAGTGTTGGTGGGGTTGATGGAGTTTAGGTGAGGTTTTGAGGGGGGTTGAGGGGGTTTGGTGAGTGTTGGTGGGGTTGATGGAGTTTAGGTGAGGTTTTGAGGGGGGTTGAGGGGGTTTGGTGAGTGTTGGTGGGGTTGATGGAGTTTAGGTGAGGTTTTGAGGGGGGTTGAGGAGGTTTGGTGAGTGTTGGTGGGGTTGGTGGAGTTTAGGTGAGGTTTTGAGGGGGGTTGAGGAggtttgtttggtgttggtGGGGTTGATGGAGTTTAGGTGAGGTTTTGAGGGGGGttgagggggttttgtttggtgttggtGGGGTTGATGGAGTTTAGGTGAGGTTTTGAGGGGGGTTGAGGAggtttgtttggtgttggtGGGGTTGATGGAGTTTAGGTGAGGTTTTGAGGGGGGCTGAGGAGGTTTGGTGAGTGTTGGTGGGGTTGATGGAGTTTAGGTGAGGTTTTGAGGGGGGtttctggggttttgtgggtGTTGGTGGGGTTGATGGAGTTTAGGTGAGGTTTTGAGGGGGGTTGAGGAGGTTTGGTGAGTGTTGGTGGGGTTGATGGAGTTTAGGTGAGGTTTTGAGGGGGGTTGAGGAggtttgtttggtgttggtGGGGTTGATGGAGTTTAGGTGAGGTTTTGAGGGGGGTTGAGGAggtttgtttggtgttggtGGGGTTGATGGAGTTTAGGTGAGGTTTTGAGGGGGGTTGAGGGGGTTTTGTGGGTGTTGGTGGCATTTGGTGGAGTTTGACGTGGGTTTTGTGAGGGTTTCTGGGGTTTGATATGTTCTGATGgggcttggttggttttggtggagtttataggatcacagaatcattaaaatTGGAACAGAGCtttaaggtcatcgagtccaacagtAGCCCAACTGCCATCACCTCTGAAC belongs to Indicator indicator isolate 239-I01 chromosome 35, UM_Iind_1.1, whole genome shotgun sequence and includes:
- the PROK1 gene encoding prokineticin-1; its protein translation is MGQILQTLCLLLLVTSCPCAVITGACERDPQCGPGTCCAISLWLRGLRMCTPLGQEGDECHPFSHKVPFLGKRQRHTCPCLPNFSCSRALDGRYRCSTDFKNIDF